A region from the Enterobacter roggenkampii genome encodes:
- the sseA gene encoding 3-mercaptopyruvate sulfurtransferase encodes MSTSYFVAADWLIEHGDDPEVQIIDARMAPPGQEHRDVPGEYRAGHLPGAVFFDIEALSDHTSPLPHMLPRPEAFSVAMRELGVSKDKHLVVYDEGNLFSAPRAWWMLKQFGVEKVSILAGGLAGWKRDELPLQQGDVTLPEGEFDATFDAHVVKRLTDVLVGSHEKTAQIVDARPAPRFNAEADEPRPGLKRGHIPGALNVPWGDLVFEGELKTTDELRAIFERQGVDLHRPIIASCGSGVTACVVILALATLGVSDVTLYDGAWSEWGARDDLPVEPAK; translated from the coding sequence ATGTCCACCTCATATTTTGTCGCTGCCGACTGGCTGATTGAGCACGGCGACGATCCGGAAGTGCAGATTATCGACGCGCGTATGGCCCCTCCGGGACAAGAGCATCGTGACGTGCCCGGTGAATACCGCGCAGGGCATCTGCCTGGCGCGGTATTTTTTGATATCGAAGCCCTCTCCGATCATACCTCTCCCCTGCCGCACATGCTGCCGCGCCCGGAAGCGTTTTCCGTGGCGATGCGCGAACTGGGCGTCAGCAAAGACAAACACCTCGTTGTCTATGATGAAGGTAACCTCTTTTCCGCGCCGCGCGCGTGGTGGATGCTGAAACAGTTCGGCGTGGAAAAAGTCTCGATTCTTGCCGGCGGGCTAGCGGGCTGGAAGCGCGACGAGCTGCCGCTTCAGCAGGGTGACGTCACGCTGCCGGAAGGCGAATTCGATGCGACCTTTGACGCCCACGTGGTAAAACGCCTGACCGACGTGCTGGTCGGGAGCCATGAAAAAACGGCGCAAATCGTCGATGCCCGTCCTGCTCCGCGCTTTAATGCCGAAGCGGATGAACCGCGTCCGGGGCTGAAGCGTGGACATATTCCGGGCGCGCTGAACGTGCCGTGGGGCGACCTGGTGTTTGAGGGCGAGCTGAAAACCACCGACGAGCTGCGCGCCATTTTTGAACGTCAGGGCGTGGATTTGCATCGTCCGATTATCGCCAGCTGCGGTTCCGGCGTAACGGCCTGCGTGGTCATTCTGGCGCTCGCCACGCTCGGCGTAAGCGACGTCACGCTCTACGACGGCGCCTGGAGCGAATGGGGCGCGCGTGACGACCTGCCGGTTGAACCCGCGAAATAA
- a CDS encoding MurR/RpiR family transcriptional regulator, which translates to MDNRLATLLTRGASLTRAEYRVLAHLTEHPLLVGNITVRELAQATFVSTATIMRLCQKLGFSGFSEFIWHCKQLLSDTPHIAAQAQSRPELPVLFNQFIANYQHTFQWVTQDKRQQFSDLLRQKESFFLYGAGFSYLFAEYLTKKLQVMGKTAFISGPGDSRNIFLSNAARYQVFIAVSRSGETEQVLDKARIAKNVGMTIVAFTRASANTLAEMADVHFALYDEAVHFAAEAAGVTSFESNLVLLMDLLLLEATG; encoded by the coding sequence ATGGATAACCGCCTGGCCACGCTGTTAACGCGCGGGGCGTCATTGACCCGCGCGGAGTATCGCGTTCTCGCCCACCTGACGGAGCATCCGCTGCTGGTGGGCAACATCACGGTGCGCGAGCTGGCGCAGGCGACATTCGTTTCTACCGCCACCATTATGCGGCTGTGCCAGAAGCTGGGGTTCAGCGGCTTTAGCGAGTTTATCTGGCACTGCAAGCAGCTGCTCTCCGACACGCCGCATATTGCCGCTCAGGCGCAGTCGCGCCCTGAACTCCCGGTGTTGTTTAACCAGTTTATCGCCAACTATCAGCACACCTTTCAGTGGGTTACCCAGGACAAACGCCAGCAGTTTTCCGACCTGCTGCGCCAGAAAGAGAGCTTCTTTCTCTACGGGGCCGGGTTTTCTTATCTGTTTGCGGAGTACCTGACCAAGAAGCTACAGGTAATGGGCAAAACGGCGTTTATCTCCGGACCGGGCGACAGCCGGAACATTTTTCTCAGCAATGCCGCCCGCTATCAGGTGTTTATTGCCGTCTCGCGCAGCGGCGAAACGGAGCAGGTGCTGGATAAAGCGCGGATAGCCAAAAACGTCGGCATGACGATCGTCGCGTTTACCCGCGCCTCGGCCAACACGCTGGCGGAGATGGCCGACGTGCACTTTGCCCTCTATGACGAAGCGGTGCACTTTGCCGCCGAAGCCGCAGGGGTGACGTCGTTTGAGTCGAATCTGGTGCTGCTGATGGATTTACTGCTGCTGGAAGCAACGGGGTGA
- the sseB gene encoding enhanced serine sensitivity protein SseB has product MSETKNELETLLEQAATEPAHRPAFFRTLLESTVWVPGAAAEGEQVVEDSALDLLHWEKDDGTSVIPFFTSLEALQKAVEDEQAFVVMPVRTLFEMTLGQTLFLNAKLPTGKEFTPREISHLIGEEGNPLSTQEVLEGGETLLLSEVAEPPAQMIDSLTTLFKTLKPVRRAFLCSIKERADEKPVLLIGIEADGDFDEIVQAAGSVATDTLPGDEPIDICQVKNGEKGISHFITEHITPFYERRWGGFLRDLKTNRII; this is encoded by the coding sequence ATGTCAGAAACCAAAAACGAATTAGAAACCCTGCTGGAGCAGGCGGCGACCGAGCCCGCCCACCGTCCGGCCTTTTTCCGCACGCTGCTGGAATCCACCGTCTGGGTGCCGGGCGCTGCGGCTGAAGGTGAACAGGTCGTAGAAGACAGCGCGCTGGATCTGCTGCACTGGGAGAAAGACGACGGCACGTCGGTGATCCCGTTCTTCACCTCGCTGGAAGCGCTGCAGAAAGCGGTAGAAGACGAACAGGCGTTCGTGGTGATGCCGGTGCGTACCCTGTTTGAAATGACGCTCGGCCAGACGCTGTTCCTGAACGCGAAGCTGCCGACCGGGAAAGAGTTTACGCCACGTGAAATCAGCCACCTGATTGGCGAAGAGGGCAACCCGCTCAGCACGCAGGAAGTGCTGGAAGGGGGCGAAACGCTGCTGCTCTCTGAAGTGGCCGAGCCGCCCGCGCAGATGATTGATTCCCTGACGACGCTGTTCAAAACGCTCAAGCCCGTCAGGCGCGCGTTTCTCTGCTCCATTAAAGAGCGCGCGGACGAAAAGCCGGTGCTGTTGATCGGTATTGAAGCCGATGGCGATTTCGACGAGATCGTTCAGGCAGCGGGAAGCGTGGCGACCGACACGCTACCGGGCGATGAACCAATTGATATCTGCCAGGTGAAAAACGGTGAGAAGGGCATCAGCCACTTTATTACCGAGCACATTACGCCGTTCTACGAGCGTCGCTGGGGCGGCTTCCTGCGCGATCTCAAGACCAACCGCATCATCTGA
- the iscX gene encoding Fe-S cluster assembly protein IscX, with product MGLKWTDSREIGEALYDANPDLDPKTVRFTDMHQWICDLEDFDDDPNASNEKILEAILLVWLDEAE from the coding sequence ATGGGACTGAAGTGGACAGACAGCCGTGAAATCGGCGAAGCGCTCTACGACGCGAACCCGGATCTCGATCCGAAGACCGTACGATTCACCGATATGCATCAGTGGATCTGCGATTTAGAGGATTTCGACGACGATCCAAACGCATCCAATGAAAAAATTCTGGAGGCGATTCTGTTAGTCTGGTTAGATGAAGCAGAATAA
- the pepB gene encoding aminopeptidase PepB — MTEAMKITLSNQPADARWGEKATYSINNDGITLHLTGNDDLGLIQRAARKIDGLGIKHVSLEGEGWDTDRSWAFWAGYKGPKGTRKIEWANLDEAGQKELESRLKIIDWVRDTINAPAEELGPEQLAQRAVDLLCGVAGDKMSYRITKGEDLREQNYMGIHTVGRGSERPPVLLALDYNPTGDKDAPVFACLVGKGITFDTGGYSLKQSAFMDSMKSDMGGAATITGALAFAITRGLKKRVKLYLCCADNMVSGNAFKLGDIIRYRNGKNVEVMNTDAEGRLVLADGLIDASAQKPELIIDMATLTGAAKTALGNDYHALFSFDDKLAARLLASAAAENEPFWRLPLAEFHRSQLPSNFAELNNTASAAYPAGASTAAGFLSHFVENYHEGWLHIDCSATYRKAAVEQWSAGATGLGVRTVANLLTAE; from the coding sequence ATGACCGAAGCGATGAAGATTACGCTCTCGAATCAGCCTGCCGACGCGCGCTGGGGCGAGAAAGCCACCTACAGCATTAATAACGACGGTATTACCCTGCACCTGACGGGCAATGATGATTTGGGCCTGATCCAGCGCGCCGCGCGTAAAATTGACGGTCTGGGCATTAAGCATGTCTCGCTGGAAGGCGAAGGGTGGGACACCGACCGCAGCTGGGCGTTCTGGGCAGGCTACAAAGGGCCGAAAGGCACCCGTAAAATTGAGTGGGCCAACCTTGACGAAGCCGGTCAGAAAGAGCTGGAAAGCCGCCTGAAAATCATCGACTGGGTACGCGACACCATCAACGCCCCGGCGGAAGAGTTAGGCCCTGAGCAGCTGGCGCAGCGCGCCGTTGATCTCCTGTGCGGCGTGGCGGGCGACAAGATGTCCTACCGCATCACCAAGGGTGAAGACCTGCGCGAGCAGAACTACATGGGTATCCACACCGTGGGCCGCGGCTCCGAGCGTCCTCCGGTGCTGCTGGCGCTGGACTACAACCCAACCGGCGATAAAGACGCCCCTGTCTTTGCCTGCCTGGTAGGTAAAGGCATCACCTTCGACACCGGCGGCTACAGCCTGAAGCAGAGCGCGTTCATGGACTCCATGAAGTCCGACATGGGCGGCGCGGCCACCATCACCGGCGCGCTGGCCTTTGCCATCACCCGCGGTCTGAAAAAGCGCGTGAAGCTGTACCTGTGCTGCGCGGACAACATGGTCAGCGGTAACGCCTTCAAGCTGGGTGACATCATTCGCTACCGTAACGGCAAAAACGTTGAGGTGATGAACACTGACGCCGAAGGCCGTCTGGTGCTGGCCGATGGCCTGATCGACGCATCTGCCCAGAAGCCTGAGCTGATCATCGACATGGCGACTCTGACCGGTGCGGCGAAAACCGCGCTGGGTAACGACTACCACGCGCTGTTCAGCTTTGACGACAAGCTGGCCGCACGCCTGCTGGCGAGCGCTGCCGCAGAGAACGAGCCGTTCTGGCGCCTGCCGCTGGCCGAGTTCCACCGCAGCCAGCTGCCGTCTAACTTTGCCGAGCTGAACAACACTGCGAGCGCGGCGTACCCGGCGGGGGCAAGCACGGCGGCAGGCTTCCTGTCTCACTTCGTTGAGAACTACCACGAGGGCTGGCTGCACATCGACTGCTCCGCGACGTACCGTAAAGCGGCGGTTGAGCAGTGGTCCGCAGGCGCGACCGGTCTGGGCGTGCGTACCGTGGCGAACCTGCTGACGGCTGAGTAA
- the fdx gene encoding ISC system 2Fe-2S type ferredoxin, translated as MPKIVILPHADLCPDGAVLEAKTGETILDVALRAGIEVEHACEKSCACTTCHCIVREGFDSLAESTEDEDDMLDKAWGLEPDSRLSCQAAVTDEDLVVEFPRYTINHAREH; from the coding sequence ATGCCAAAGATTGTAATTTTGCCTCATGCGGACCTCTGTCCGGATGGCGCTGTTCTGGAAGCGAAGACCGGTGAAACCATTCTCGATGTTGCCCTGCGTGCAGGTATCGAAGTGGAACACGCCTGTGAAAAATCCTGTGCCTGCACCACCTGCCACTGCATCGTGCGTGAAGGTTTTGACTCTCTCGCCGAGAGCACCGAAGACGAAGACGACATGCTGGATAAAGCATGGGGTCTGGAGCCAGACAGCCGCTTAAGCTGCCAGGCTGCGGTGACCGATGAAGATCTGGTCGTGGAGTTCCCACGCTACACCATCAACCACGCACGCGAGCATTAA